In one Nocardioides luteus genomic region, the following are encoded:
- a CDS encoding GNAT family N-acetyltransferase — MITLPEPPRLVRPTTAVRTSYLTGEQADCLLRGTDTDWLGPASEDFDAFVAAREHDKERWEVMSTVYWYVSGEHYLGTLVVRHTLTPELAVDGGHIGYHVVAPWRRQGHATRMLGLGLERAREHGVSRALLTCDPANEASRRVIEKNGGVPDEQLGNELRFWIG, encoded by the coding sequence ATGATCACGCTGCCAGAACCACCTCGCCTGGTCCGTCCGACGACGGCCGTACGCACCTCCTACCTCACCGGGGAACAGGCCGACTGCCTCCTCCGTGGCACCGATACCGACTGGCTCGGGCCGGCCAGCGAGGACTTCGACGCGTTCGTCGCGGCCAGGGAGCACGACAAGGAGCGGTGGGAGGTGATGTCGACGGTCTACTGGTACGTCTCCGGCGAGCACTATCTCGGCACCCTGGTCGTGCGCCACACGCTGACGCCCGAGCTCGCCGTCGACGGTGGTCACATCGGCTACCACGTCGTCGCCCCGTGGCGGCGCCAGGGTCATGCCACCCGCATGCTCGGGCTCGGCCTCGAGAGGGCGCGCGAGCACGGCGTCTCCCGTGCGCTGCTCACCTGCGACCCGGCCAACGAGGCGTCGCGCCGTGTGATCGAGAAGAACGGCGGCGTACCGGACGAACAGCTCGGGAACGAGCTCCGGTTCTGGATCGGGTAG
- a CDS encoding ATP-binding cassette domain-containing protein produces MSDPRTAAHDADTHDLIRVQGARQNNLKDVSVEIPKRRLSVFTGVSGSGKSSLVFGTIAAESRRLIDETYSTFIQGFMPSLPRPEVDAMEGLTTAILVDQERLGANPRSTLGTVTDAHAMLRSLFSRLGDPYIGGPTAFSFNIPTTRASGVMTGPKGEKTIVKDAVYLGGMCAECEGRGTISDLDLAVIIDESKSLVDGAILVPGYTADGWMVAAFKVVVPADVPIKDLTEEQRHDLLYAEPRKIKLEGINATYEGLIPKIRKSMFSKDVEALQPHIKKFVEAAAVFKPCPACGGTRLNESALSSKIRGKSIADVCAMQVTDAAEWLRSIDDPGVAPLVAGLLHLFDSFVEIGLGYLSLDRPSGTLSGGEAQRTKMVRHLGSALTDVTYVFDEPTVGLHPHDIQRMNKLLLDLRDKGNTVLVVEHKPETIAIADHVVDLGPGAGSDGGTICFEGTFEGLAKADTLTGRHLGHRASLKESVRTPKGQLEIRGATSHNLRNVDVDIPLGVLTVVTGVAGSGKSSLIHGSIPASEDVEFVDQSAIKGSRRSNPATYTGLLEPIRKAFAKANGVKPALFSANSEGACPTCKGNGMIYTELGFMETVASPCEDCGGKRFQALVLEYRLGGLNIAEVLDLSVAKAHEFFSEGESKVPPAAKILERMTDVGLGYLKLGQPLNTLSGGERQRIKLAMHLGEKGGTYVLDEPTTGLHLADVDNLLALLDKLVDAGKSVIVIEHHQAVMAHADWIIDLGPGAGHDGGLVVFEGTPAELVAKKSTLTGEHLAAYVGA; encoded by the coding sequence ATGAGCGATCCCCGTACGGCCGCACACGATGCCGACACGCACGATCTGATCCGCGTCCAGGGCGCCCGGCAGAACAACCTCAAGGACGTCTCGGTCGAGATCCCGAAGCGCCGGCTCTCGGTGTTCACCGGGGTGTCGGGGTCGGGGAAGTCGTCGCTGGTCTTCGGCACGATCGCGGCGGAGTCGCGGCGGCTGATCGACGAGACGTACTCGACGTTCATCCAGGGGTTCATGCCCAGCCTGCCGCGGCCGGAGGTCGACGCGATGGAGGGGCTGACCACCGCCATCCTGGTCGACCAGGAGCGGCTCGGCGCCAACCCGCGCTCGACCCTGGGCACGGTCACCGACGCCCACGCGATGCTGCGCTCGCTGTTCAGCCGGCTCGGCGACCCCTACATCGGCGGCCCGACAGCGTTCTCCTTCAACATCCCCACCACCCGCGCGAGCGGCGTGATGACCGGCCCCAAGGGCGAGAAGACGATCGTCAAGGACGCGGTCTACCTCGGCGGCATGTGCGCCGAGTGCGAGGGTCGCGGGACGATCTCCGACCTCGACCTCGCGGTCATCATCGACGAGTCGAAGTCCCTGGTCGACGGGGCGATCCTGGTGCCCGGCTACACCGCCGACGGGTGGATGGTCGCGGCGTTCAAGGTGGTCGTGCCGGCCGACGTGCCGATCAAGGACCTGACCGAGGAGCAGCGCCACGACCTGCTCTACGCCGAGCCGCGCAAGATCAAGCTCGAGGGCATCAACGCGACCTACGAGGGCCTGATCCCGAAGATCCGCAAGTCGATGTTCAGCAAGGACGTCGAGGCGCTGCAGCCGCACATCAAGAAGTTCGTCGAGGCGGCAGCGGTCTTCAAGCCGTGCCCCGCCTGTGGTGGCACCCGGCTCAACGAGTCGGCGCTCTCCTCCAAGATCCGCGGCAAGTCGATCGCCGACGTGTGCGCGATGCAGGTCACCGACGCGGCCGAGTGGCTGCGGAGCATCGACGACCCGGGCGTCGCGCCGCTGGTCGCCGGTCTGCTGCACCTGTTCGACTCGTTCGTCGAGATCGGTCTGGGCTATCTCTCCCTCGACCGGCCCTCCGGCACCCTGAGCGGCGGTGAGGCGCAGCGTACGAAGATGGTCCGTCACCTCGGCTCCGCGCTGACCGACGTGACCTACGTCTTCGACGAGCCGACCGTCGGGCTGCACCCGCACGACATCCAGCGGATGAACAAGCTGCTCCTCGACCTGCGCGACAAGGGCAACACCGTCCTGGTCGTCGAGCACAAGCCGGAGACGATCGCGATCGCCGACCACGTCGTCGACCTCGGCCCGGGTGCGGGCAGCGACGGCGGCACGATCTGCTTCGAGGGCACCTTCGAGGGGCTCGCGAAGGCCGACACCCTCACCGGGCGCCACCTCGGCCACCGGGCCTCGCTCAAGGAGAGCGTCCGCACGCCGAAGGGGCAGCTGGAGATCCGCGGGGCGACCTCCCACAACCTGCGCAACGTCGACGTCGACATCCCGCTCGGCGTGCTGACGGTCGTCACCGGCGTCGCCGGTTCGGGCAAGTCGTCCCTGATCCACGGCTCCATCCCCGCGAGCGAGGACGTCGAGTTCGTCGACCAGAGCGCGATCAAGGGGTCACGCCGGAGCAACCCGGCGACCTACACGGGTCTGCTCGAGCCGATCCGCAAGGCGTTCGCGAAGGCCAACGGGGTGAAGCCGGCGCTCTTCTCGGCCAACTCCGAGGGTGCCTGCCCGACCTGCAAGGGCAACGGGATGATCTACACCGAGCTCGGGTTCATGGAGACCGTCGCCTCGCCCTGCGAGGACTGCGGCGGCAAGCGGTTCCAGGCGCTGGTGCTCGAATACCGCCTCGGCGGGCTCAACATCGCCGAGGTGCTCGATCTGTCGGTGGCCAAGGCGCACGAGTTCTTCTCCGAAGGTGAGTCGAAGGTGCCGCCGGCTGCCAAGATCCTGGAGCGGATGACCGACGTCGGCCTCGGCTACCTCAAGCTCGGTCAGCCTCTCAACACCCTCTCCGGCGGTGAGCGGCAGCGGATCAAGCTGGCCATGCACCTGGGGGAGAAGGGCGGGACGTACGTCCTGGACGAGCCGACCACGGGTCTCCACCTGGCCGACGTCGACAACCTGCTCGCGCTGCTCGACAAGCTGGTCGACGCCGGCAAGTCGGTCATCGTGATCGAGCACCACCAGGCCGTCATGGCCCACGCCGACTGGATCATCGACCTCGGCCCGGGGGCCGGCCACGACGGTGGCCTGGTCGTCTTCGAAGGTACGCCCGCAGAGCTCGTCGCGAAGAAGTCGACGCTGACCGGCGAGCACCTGGCGGCGTACGTCGGGGCCTGA
- a CDS encoding DUF6069 family protein produces the protein MTLHLPEHRRTTAVEITQVEERPAPVWPRGLVATAVAAVATTVMAVIAKAAGVDFGSSLGDVPLSAFPMLTIYCSLIGIIIAEVMIRVATMPRSTFQITMIVLTGLSLVPDVLPVFEFDLTFVGFLCLTHVVAAAIVVPMIALRMEERRGLGLPGPAHRR, from the coding sequence ATGACCCTCCACCTTCCCGAGCACAGGCGGACCACGGCGGTGGAGATCACGCAGGTCGAGGAGCGGCCGGCGCCGGTATGGCCGCGCGGGCTGGTGGCCACGGCCGTCGCCGCGGTCGCCACGACGGTGATGGCCGTGATCGCCAAGGCGGCCGGGGTCGACTTCGGCAGCAGCCTCGGCGACGTACCGCTCTCCGCGTTCCCGATGCTCACCATCTACTGCTCGCTGATCGGCATCATCATCGCCGAGGTGATGATCCGGGTGGCCACGATGCCCCGCTCGACCTTCCAGATCACGATGATCGTGCTCACCGGGCTCTCCCTGGTCCCCGACGTGCTGCCCGTCTTCGAGTTCGACCTGACCTTCGTCGGTTTCCTCTGTCTGACCCATGTCGTCGCCGCCGCGATCGTGGTGCCGATGATCGCGCTGCGGATGGAGGAGCGCCGGGGCCTCGGGCTGCCCGGTCCTGCCCATCGCCGATAG
- a CDS encoding class I SAM-dependent methyltransferase, whose product MSEHEGREMFEPESWEERYAGEEKVWSGNPNPQLVAEISALTPGTALDVGCGEGGDVIWLAQQGWTVTGADFAANGLARAQRHAEEAGVAERTSWWQVDARTFDAEGRAFDLVTCHFLHTPDGSMVDVAGRLATAVAPGGHLLIVGHAPSEVFARHSHHDAMFLATDLLPGLPEDFEPIVVEQRPRLTIRDGIPVEIDDSTLLARRKA is encoded by the coding sequence ATGAGCGAGCATGAGGGACGCGAGATGTTCGAGCCGGAGTCGTGGGAGGAGCGCTACGCCGGTGAGGAGAAGGTCTGGAGCGGCAACCCGAACCCTCAGCTCGTCGCCGAGATCTCCGCGCTGACGCCGGGCACGGCGCTGGACGTCGGCTGCGGGGAGGGCGGCGACGTGATCTGGCTGGCCCAGCAGGGCTGGACGGTCACCGGCGCCGACTTCGCCGCGAACGGGCTCGCCCGGGCCCAGCGGCATGCCGAGGAGGCCGGGGTCGCGGAGCGTACGTCCTGGTGGCAGGTCGACGCCCGCACCTTCGATGCCGAGGGTCGAGCGTTCGACCTGGTCACGTGCCACTTCCTGCACACGCCCGACGGCAGCATGGTCGACGTCGCCGGACGCCTGGCCACCGCGGTCGCACCGGGCGGCCACCTCCTCATCGTCGGCCACGCCCCCTCGGAGGTCTTCGCGCGACACAGCCACCACGACGCGATGTTCCTCGCCACGGACCTGCTCCCCGGGCTACCGGAGGACTTCGAGCCCATCGTGGTCGAGCAGCGCCCCCGCCTGACCATCCGCGACGGCATCCCGGTCGAGATCGACGACTCGACCCTGCTCGCGCGACGCAAGGCCTAG
- a CDS encoding GNAT family N-acetyltransferase, which translates to MLIRAAVVDDAEALTDLHLDVWEEAYAGLMPDSIFTERRSERATRIDRWRTNLGTGPFSTLVAEDDEPGRLLGFASAGPGRDTDPGLPPLELSALYVRAERYGTGLGHRLLEKAIGSSSAYLWVLDGNLRAIGFYERQGFRFDGETKPESVGLHRRMVRA; encoded by the coding sequence ATGCTGATCCGAGCGGCTGTCGTCGATGACGCCGAGGCGTTGACCGATCTCCACCTCGACGTGTGGGAGGAGGCGTACGCCGGCCTGATGCCGGACTCGATCTTCACCGAACGGCGCTCAGAGCGCGCGACCAGGATCGACCGGTGGCGCACCAACCTCGGGACCGGGCCGTTCTCCACCCTGGTCGCCGAGGACGACGAGCCGGGCCGGCTGCTCGGCTTCGCGAGCGCCGGACCGGGCCGTGACACCGATCCCGGGTTGCCGCCGCTGGAGCTCTCCGCGCTCTACGTCCGCGCGGAGAGGTACGGCACCGGCCTGGGCCATCGACTGCTCGAGAAGGCGATCGGGTCCTCGTCGGCGTACCTGTGGGTTCTCGACGGCAACCTGCGCGCGATCGGGTTCTACGAGCGCCAGGGATTCCGGTTCGACGGGGAGACCAAGCCCGAGTCCGTCGGCCTCCATCGGCGAATGGTCCGCGCCTAG
- a CDS encoding GyrI-like domain-containing protein — MATKTDLKKTLDGYRARRGEFRVLEVPPLPYLMVDGHGDPNTAQEYADALAALYPVAYKLKFASKEDGRDYVVPPLEALWWAEDMDAFTSARDKSQWDWTAMIMTPDWITGSMVDAAIEKVAAKDRPAGLDKVRWETLSEGTCVQTLHLGPYDEEGPVLEEMHERFIPEHGLRMTGKHHEIYLGDPRRVEPSKLRTILRQPVMSA; from the coding sequence ATGGCGACGAAGACGGATCTGAAGAAGACGCTCGACGGCTACCGGGCGCGGCGGGGCGAGTTCCGGGTCCTCGAGGTGCCGCCACTCCCCTATCTGATGGTCGACGGGCACGGTGATCCCAACACCGCCCAGGAGTACGCCGACGCGCTCGCGGCGCTCTACCCGGTGGCGTACAAGCTGAAGTTCGCCAGCAAGGAGGACGGCCGCGACTACGTGGTGCCGCCGCTGGAGGCGCTGTGGTGGGCCGAGGACATGGACGCGTTCACCAGTGCGCGGGACAAGTCGCAGTGGGACTGGACCGCGATGATCATGACCCCGGACTGGATCACCGGGTCGATGGTCGACGCGGCGATCGAGAAGGTCGCTGCCAAGGACCGGCCGGCCGGCCTGGACAAGGTCCGCTGGGAGACGCTCAGCGAAGGCACCTGCGTGCAGACCCTGCACCTGGGGCCGTACGACGAGGAGGGCCCGGTCCTCGAGGAGATGCACGAGCGCTTCATTCCCGAGCACGGGTTGCGGATGACCGGGAAGCACCACGAGATCTACCTCGGCGACCCGCGGCGGGTCGAGCCGTCGAAGCTGCGGACTATCCTGCGTCAGCCGGTCATGTCTGCCTGA
- a CDS encoding lipase family protein, translating into MPLHASRMFVKRPGRHTVRVLATALAVAAVTPAALAAPASAADTGTTVVSRGVEIPPFYNPPATLPDANGELVRTEPLRLGFGLSIPGIGSLPGTATRVMYKTTDNNGAPAAVTGAYIEPFAAWSGPGDRPLVVVAPGTMGQGDQCSASLGLERPIFFNGRTVSVGYEDIGIYRLLARGVAVMVTDYVGLGTTDRLHTYVDRVDGGHAVLDAARAARSVPEASVTSGSRVALYGYSQGGGATGSASELAAEYAPDVNLVGAYVGAPPADLRATAEGIDGSALVAALGWTINGLAQSNPELRPILDENLNAKGKAALEDLSTACVADGIARYPFQRSSSWTTTGESLDDIIEREPEVQAIMAEQKLGNLAPRIPVRLATGTEDDIVPHEQARQLAVDWCGQGAKVTYQAVVLPNLGDGLITNHVTPLLVDQTAAVNWITDRVKGVAAGSTCATLPSQP; encoded by the coding sequence ATGCCTCTGCACGCATCGAGGATGTTCGTGAAGCGTCCTGGCCGCCACACCGTACGTGTGCTCGCCACCGCACTGGCCGTCGCCGCGGTCACTCCGGCCGCCCTCGCAGCCCCCGCCTCAGCCGCCGACACCGGCACCACCGTCGTCTCCCGCGGCGTCGAGATCCCGCCGTTCTACAACCCGCCGGCGACCCTTCCCGACGCCAACGGCGAGCTCGTACGCACCGAGCCCCTCCGCCTCGGCTTCGGACTCTCGATCCCCGGCATCGGGTCGCTGCCCGGCACCGCGACCCGGGTCATGTACAAGACGACCGACAACAACGGTGCCCCCGCCGCGGTGACCGGCGCCTACATCGAGCCGTTCGCCGCGTGGAGCGGTCCCGGCGACCGTCCGCTCGTGGTCGTCGCGCCCGGCACCATGGGCCAGGGCGACCAGTGCTCGGCCTCGCTCGGCCTCGAGCGACCGATCTTCTTCAACGGCAGGACCGTCTCCGTGGGCTACGAGGACATCGGGATCTACCGCCTGCTGGCGCGTGGCGTGGCGGTGATGGTGACCGACTACGTCGGCCTCGGCACCACCGACCGGCTGCACACCTATGTCGACCGGGTCGACGGCGGTCACGCCGTCCTCGACGCGGCTCGGGCGGCCCGCAGCGTTCCGGAGGCATCGGTGACCAGCGGTTCGCGGGTGGCGCTCTACGGCTACAGCCAGGGCGGCGGCGCGACCGGGTCGGCCTCCGAGCTCGCCGCGGAATATGCCCCCGACGTCAACCTCGTCGGTGCCTATGTCGGCGCACCGCCCGCCGACCTGCGCGCGACGGCGGAGGGCATCGACGGGTCCGCTCTGGTGGCGGCGCTCGGCTGGACCATCAACGGTCTGGCGCAGTCCAACCCGGAGCTGCGGCCGATCCTCGACGAGAACCTCAACGCCAAGGGGAAGGCGGCGCTCGAGGACCTGTCGACGGCGTGCGTCGCCGACGGCATCGCCCGCTACCCGTTCCAGCGCAGCAGCAGCTGGACCACGACCGGGGAGAGCCTCGACGACATCATCGAGCGCGAGCCCGAGGTGCAGGCGATCATGGCCGAGCAGAAGCTCGGGAACCTGGCGCCGCGGATCCCGGTCCGCCTCGCCACCGGCACCGAGGACGACATCGTCCCGCACGAGCAGGCCCGTCAGCTGGCCGTCGACTGGTGCGGCCAGGGAGCCAAGGTGACCTACCAGGCGGTCGTGCTGCCCAACCTCGGCGACGGGCTGATCACCAACCACGTCACGCCGCTCCTGGTCGACCAGACCGCCGCGGTCAACTGGATCACCGACCGGGTCAAGGGCGTCGCGGCCGGCTCCACCTGCGCGACGCTGCCGAGTCAGCCCTGA
- the ddaH gene encoding dimethylargininase, with protein sequence MHALVRRPSPRLADGLVTHIERSPVDVDLAAEQWEAYVAAMRSAGWTTHEVDPADDCPDSVFVEDTMVVFGDLAVISRPGALERRPEIAAAEDAVRARGYRIAHIEAPGTLDGGDVLKHGDTVWVGEGGRTNAEGIAQLRALLAPLGAEVVAVPVSKVLHLKSAVTALPDGTVIGHEPLVDDPSVWGARFLPVPEESGSHVVVLEDDTLLMAASAPLSRAIFEERGYTVVAVDISEFEKLEGCVTCLSVRLRRPQG encoded by the coding sequence ATGCACGCTCTCGTACGCCGCCCCTCGCCCCGCCTCGCCGACGGGCTCGTCACCCACATCGAGCGGAGCCCGGTCGACGTCGACCTCGCCGCCGAGCAGTGGGAGGCGTACGTCGCCGCGATGCGCTCCGCTGGCTGGACCACGCACGAGGTCGATCCCGCCGACGACTGCCCGGACTCCGTCTTCGTCGAGGACACGATGGTGGTCTTCGGGGACCTGGCCGTGATCAGCCGTCCGGGTGCCCTGGAGCGGCGCCCGGAGATCGCCGCGGCCGAGGACGCCGTCCGGGCGCGGGGATACCGGATCGCCCACATCGAGGCGCCCGGAACGCTGGACGGCGGCGACGTGCTCAAGCACGGCGACACCGTCTGGGTGGGGGAGGGCGGCCGCACGAACGCCGAGGGGATCGCCCAGCTCCGGGCTCTGCTCGCGCCGCTGGGCGCCGAGGTCGTCGCCGTCCCGGTCTCGAAGGTCCTTCACCTCAAGTCGGCCGTCACCGCGCTTCCCGACGGCACCGTCATCGGCCACGAGCCGCTGGTCGACGACCCGAGCGTGTGGGGAGCCCGGTTCCTGCCGGTCCCGGAGGAGTCGGGCTCCCACGTGGTCGTCCTCGAAGACGACACGCTGCTGATGGCCGCCTCGGCGCCGCTGAGCCGGGCCATCTTCGAGGAGCGTGGCTACACGGTCGTGGCCGTCGACATCTCCGAGTTCGAGAAGCTCGAAGGCTGTGTCACCTGCCTGTCCGTGCGGCTACGCCGACCTCAGGGCTGA
- a CDS encoding helix-turn-helix transcriptional regulator, giving the protein MTSKPDQEQRLRDLKLLRKVKDRIDREYAQPLDVEALARGVHMSAGHLSREFRKAYGEPPYSYLMTRRVERAMTLLRRGDLSVTDICFAVGFGSLGTFSTRFSELVGMSPRVYRDKATSGGAGIPPCVSKQVTRPVRNREAKVPDPYIG; this is encoded by the coding sequence GTGACGAGCAAGCCCGACCAGGAACAGCGCCTTCGTGACCTGAAGCTGCTGCGGAAGGTCAAGGACCGGATCGACCGGGAGTACGCGCAGCCGCTGGACGTGGAGGCGCTGGCCCGCGGCGTACACATGTCGGCCGGACACCTGAGCCGGGAGTTCCGCAAGGCCTACGGCGAGCCTCCCTACTCCTACCTGATGACCCGGCGCGTGGAGCGGGCGATGACCCTGCTGCGGCGGGGCGACCTCAGCGTCACCGACATCTGCTTCGCGGTCGGCTTCGGGTCGCTGGGGACGTTCTCGACCCGGTTCAGCGAGCTCGTCGGGATGTCGCCGCGCGTCTACCGGGACAAGGCGACGAGTGGCGGGGCCGGCATCCCGCCCTGCGTCTCGAAACAGGTCACCAGACCGGTCAGAAATCGAGAAGCGAAGGTGCCGGACCCCTACATAGGTTGA
- a CDS encoding VOC family protein, whose translation MALETRTVQVTFDAHDPRALSEFWRDVLGYVHPGPPGVEVPEGVDPLDAWDEFLERIGVPADQRNNNSAIVHPTGDGPRVFFQRVPESKTAKNRVHLDVRAAPGLQGEERMAALEAECERVVALGATRVRRFEPEPPMSNGFIVMQDPEGNEWCLD comes from the coding sequence ATGGCTCTTGAAACACGAACCGTCCAGGTCACCTTCGACGCGCACGACCCGCGTGCACTCTCCGAGTTCTGGCGCGACGTGCTCGGTTACGTTCACCCCGGACCTCCGGGAGTCGAGGTTCCCGAGGGCGTCGATCCCCTCGACGCCTGGGACGAGTTCCTCGAGCGCATCGGCGTCCCCGCCGACCAGCGCAACAACAACTCCGCGATCGTCCACCCCACGGGCGACGGCCCGCGCGTTTTCTTCCAGCGCGTCCCCGAGTCGAAGACCGCCAAGAACCGCGTCCACCTCGACGTCCGCGCGGCTCCGGGGCTGCAGGGGGAGGAGCGGATGGCCGCGTTGGAGGCGGAGTGCGAGCGGGTGGTCGCGCTCGGCGCCACCCGGGTCCGCCGGTTCGAGCCCGAGCCGCCGATGAGCAATGGCTTCATCGTCATGCAGGACCCCGAGGGAAACGAGTGGTGCCTCGACTGA
- a CDS encoding response regulator, with translation MSSTDQMIRVALVDDQPLVRMGLATMIGAEPDLEVVGEASDGSAALPMLRRTHPDVVLCDIRMPVLDGLGMLEQVTRDASLQDVRVVMLTTFELDEYVFEALRLGASGFLLKDAEPVALLDAIRVVADGGSLLAPTVTRRVIEEFGSSRRAANPHPRLGDLTEREREMVAWVATGRSNAEIAAELVVSPDTVRTHVSRAMVKLHARDRAQLVVFAIESGLKV, from the coding sequence ATGAGCAGCACGGATCAGATGATCAGAGTTGCTCTGGTCGATGACCAGCCCCTTGTCCGCATGGGCCTGGCGACGATGATCGGCGCCGAGCCCGACCTCGAGGTCGTCGGCGAGGCCTCCGACGGCAGCGCCGCGCTGCCGATGCTGCGCCGCACCCACCCCGACGTCGTGCTCTGCGACATCCGGATGCCGGTCCTCGACGGTCTCGGCATGCTCGAGCAGGTCACCCGCGACGCATCCCTCCAGGACGTTCGGGTGGTGATGCTGACGACCTTCGAGCTCGACGAGTACGTCTTCGAGGCGCTGCGCCTGGGCGCGAGCGGCTTCCTGCTCAAGGACGCCGAGCCGGTCGCACTGCTCGACGCGATCCGGGTCGTCGCCGACGGCGGCTCGCTGCTCGCCCCGACGGTGACCAGGCGGGTGATCGAGGAGTTCGGCTCATCACGCCGGGCCGCCAACCCGCATCCGCGTCTCGGTGACCTCACCGAGCGGGAGCGGGAGATGGTCGCCTGGGTGGCCACCGGCCGTTCCAACGCCGAGATCGCCGCCGAGCTCGTGGTCAGCCCGGACACCGTCCGTACGCACGTCTCGCGCGCCATGGTGAAGCTGCATGCCCGTGACCGCGCCCAGCTCGTCGTCTTCGCGATCGAGTCGGGGCTGAAGGTCTAG
- a CDS encoding VOC family protein, translating to MDINICHSYLPHTDPEASLRFYRDLLGFEVRKDVGYEAMRWLTIGPPSQPGVSVVLYPPLADPNITEDEGRVVLEMMAKGTFASLMLSSPDVDAAFEKIQAGIDAAGGEIMSEPTDQDWGMRDCSFRDPAGNTVRLQQIK from the coding sequence ATGGACATCAACATCTGCCACAGCTACCTTCCGCACACCGACCCGGAGGCCTCGCTGAGGTTCTACCGCGACCTGCTGGGATTCGAGGTCAGGAAGGACGTCGGGTACGAGGCGATGCGCTGGCTCACCATCGGACCGCCCTCTCAGCCCGGGGTGAGCGTCGTGCTCTACCCGCCGCTCGCCGACCCGAACATCACCGAGGACGAGGGCCGGGTGGTCCTGGAGATGATGGCGAAGGGCACCTTCGCCAGCCTGATGCTCTCCTCCCCGGACGTCGACGCCGCCTTCGAGAAGATCCAGGCCGGCATCGACGCCGCCGGCGGCGAGATCATGTCGGAGCCGACCGACCAGGACTGGGGGATGAGGGACTGCTCGTTCCGCGATCCGGCGGGCAACACGGTCCGTCTCCAGCAGATCAAGTGA